A single Danio aesculapii chromosome 19, fDanAes4.1, whole genome shotgun sequence DNA region contains:
- the LOC130246654 gene encoding uncharacterized protein LOC130246654 yields the protein MKTLAVISLTAFLCCCDVQSAEQSHNLEQQILNSGTVLFLDFVEKVKYATEKLIQDDQFAKSRITFQGYMKALRVSAKEMSNPESAGESHGNSDIPIQRFVTVAVVTLRQMTRDVFDRFFSPYFEIYSETLKKVTIRGIWKEVDSYYFPGAPPINSKPMEFLGYLMGKAVVKSRIVRIVEAAVGAIGKADINQFNENMLMALTRFRIKAIEISFLEKQQTNNNFLVSLRTVSGLIVFYWDEFLEYTESHFFMKKCLDSVTKWQELTQLRNPSEQHHVILNLDVWREIRNWIEHGFGDFLHQISSTYFFLGTSTLGSERYERFNRAVLMSPVVYSLPVYEKLSEADFGFTEINRFLNRVDNVIYMLIEDYARDKQESLTLGISRILIRFDKIIKEEKDHAKPNPERLPLRLIRRTFLGSWMMYHEIENEIYVDTTQTEIESEWNNAKKIIINEMVKSKAFTRKQLEEAPNDFVEALRQLLNQMKQENDLAEGFDELIDPITLSFKRWMYTTNKIICEFWELLLD from the exons ATGAAGACTTTGGCTGTCATAAGTTTAACTGCATTTCTCTGCTGCTGTG ATGTGCAGAGTGCAGAACAGTCCCATAACTTAGAACAGCAAATCCTCAACTCTGGGACTGTATTGTTCTTAGACTTTGTGGAAAAAGTCAAGTATGCAACAGAGAAATTAATACAAGATGATCAGTTCGCAAAATCTAG GATCACATTCCAAGGATACATGAAAGCCTTAAGAGTGTCTGCAAAAGAAATGAGTAATCCTGAAAGTGCTGGAGAGAGCCATGGGAATTCAGATATACCAATACA GAGATTTGTTACAGTGGCTGTTGTTACATTAAGACAAATGACCAGAGATGTCTTTGACAGGTTTTTCTCTCC GTATTTCGAAATTTACAGCGAGACACTAAAAAAGGTGACAATAAGAGGCATCTGGAA AGAAGTGGATTCATATTATTTTCCAGGCGCTCCACCGATCAACAGTAAACCCATGGAGTTCCTCGGTTACCTTATGGGCAAAGC GGTGGTGAAATCCCGGATAGTGAGGATAGTTGAAGCTGCGGTTGGGGCCATTGGAAAAGCAGATATAAACCAATTTAATGAGAA CATGCTGATGGCTCTGACTCGTTTTAGAATTAAAGCCATTGAAATTTCATTCTTGGAAAagcaacaaacaaataataatttccttGTATCATTAAG AACTGTTTCTGGACTGATTGTATTTTACTGGGATGAATTTTTAGAATATACAGAAAGTCATTTTTTCATGAAAAAATGCTTGGATTCTGTGAC GAAGTGGCAGGAACTGACTCAGCTGAGAAATCCAAGTGAACAGCATCATGTCATATTAAATCTGGATGTATGGCGTGAGATTAGAAA TTGGATTGAACATGGTTTTGGCGATTTCCTTCATCAAATATCTTCCACTTATTTCTTTCTTGGAACTTCAACTCTTGGTTCTGAGAGATACGAGCGGTTCAACAG GGCTGTTCTCATGAGTCCTGTTGTTTACTCTCTTCCGGTTTATGAAAAACTGTCTGAAGCTGACTTTGGGTTTACTGAGATCAACAGGTTTCTTAACAGAGTTGACAACGTGATATATATGCTCATAGAGGATTATGCCAGGGATAA ACAAGAATCTTTGACGCTGGGCATTTCTAGAATTCTTATTAGATTTGATAAAATCATCAAAGAGGAGAAAGACCATGCCAAACCTAATCCCGAGAGACTGCCTTTACG ACTTATTAGGAGAACGTTTTTAGGTTCGTGGATGATGTACCACGAAATTGAAAATGAGATATATGTTGATACAACACAGACTGAAATAGAGAG tgaATGGAATAATGCGAAGAAAATCATCATTAATGAGATGGTGAAAAGTAAAGCATTTACTCGAAAACAGCTTGAAGAAGCACCAAA TGACTTTGTTGAAGCCCTGCGCCAGTTACTGAATCAAATGAAGCAGGAAAATGACCTGGCTGAAGGCTTTGACGAATTGATCGATCCAATTACTTT GAGCTTTAAGAGGTGGATGTACACCACCAACAAAATAATATGTGAATTCTGGGAACTGCTGTTGGACTAA